The genomic DNA ataataaatccataCGTCACGAGCAGCTGCAACGTCATATTTACGCGTCGGTGTTTTTGTAAAAGCCGCCGTACTGCAGCTTCTGAGCTCGGTAAGTGGATTTATTAAATAAAGCAAAGGACTGTTTGATAAATTGAGTTTTAGAGTATACATTTTATTCTTTGGACTTGGTTGGTAGTTGAACATTCGTGTGGTCTGCTCGTTTATATTCCCTCAGACGTAAATCGGATGTTTGGTTTCTGGTTAGCGACTCTAATTAGCTTGTCTGTGCTCGTAGTGTAGTGTAATACATGCATGTTTATTCCTGTTAAAATAAACTGGCTTTGTTTCCGGTCGTCATtgtattgtgtctgtgttgtagCAGACAGCATCATGGTGGTGTTTCCGAGTTCACTGACGGAAGAAGAGGAGGCCCTGCAAAAGAAATATGccaaactgaagaaaaaggTAAGAAACTAAGAATACATGTAGAATGTAAAACTTGGTGCTTTGCCGGTGACTAGTGAAGCAAGGCCGGTACAGATGAGGGATCTCTTCACTGGTTCCATTCCACTCCACCAAAGAGAGAGAATCTTTAACAGTCAGATACGATTTGGATTTTGGTAATGATCTTGTAGATGTAAGAAGCTCActaaaataaacattgtgtgttttaactgtttttttattttttattgttaactGTCTTCTTTCAGAAAAAGGCGCTGCTTGCCTTGAAGAAGCAAAGTTCCACCAACCAGACAAACCAGAGTGGCTTGAAACGGAGTAAGTGCTTCGGACTCAACACCTCTTTAAACTAGTGTCGACACATCCTGAACATTGTAATCTTCACAAAGGgaggattgattgattgattgcagAACTGTTGAATTAGACTACAATTGTTTTGGCTCGGTGTACCTTGCATGGAAACActttcatttatataatatttaccaTGACACAGACTGTATAGAAAGAGGTTGAGACTCTGGTCTTCTGTGAACAACATGATAATGAAGGTGAATCATTAACAGTCAGACCATATATAAAAACTGGACAAAATAGACATGACTTAAATAGATATGTTCACCCCCCATTGAGTACAAATGTAAGTCATATTTCACCAGATCAAAAACAGCATGTATTGTGTTTATTGCTCATCAACACTGCTTTAAAAACTGGTTGTACATAGGCTTACTAACCTGGCATATACAGGACAACTTGCTCACCTGTTTACTCTGTGTCATCCCAGCGTTGTCGGACCAGCCCGTCGTCGACACTGCAACAGCGACGGAGCAAGCGAAGATGCTCATCAAGTCGGGAGCCATCAGCGCAATCAAATCGGAGAACAAGAACTCGGGCTTCAAACGCTCTCGAATGCTGGAGATAAAACTCAAGGTAGGATGTCAGCAATTTTTTAGGGAAAATGCTTAGTGGATCAAAGCAGTTACATTATGCTAGTGAACATGTGAGATGGGTTAAAAGCAAAAGTGCACATCTCAGAACTTTTACAAGTTCTCTCTTAGTCTAGTTAGTTGTTAAACGGtttctccttgttttgttttggtcgttcatttgtttaattattgCTACTTACCGGTACAGGACCCCGAGAAAGGCCCAGTTCCTGCTTTCCAACCGTTCCAGAGGAGCGTTTCTGCAGATGAAGAACAACCTGAGGTATATTGGACATCTAACATGAAATTGCATCAAATCTAGAACATTGATTGGTTATTTAGAAAAAGTACTAAAATGTACGTGTTAGATAATTGCGGCAGATAATTACAATTGCTGAAAAGACACATGacacattattcacattttcagaTCAATACAAATCTGTTGTGCGGAATGtatgtcactcacacacaaaaaaaaagttcagcttATTCTGATGTCATCTCATTTGTGCTTCTTCCAGTCTGGCAAGAGAGCCCAGAGGAAATCTCTGTACGAGAGGTAATGTGCAAAACCCACGATTAATGAGCAAAAAGCACCAGTTCATTACTCTGATGGCACTGTGAGTATCTTTGAGTGTAACATAATTCCCCTGTGTGCCCATGCAGCTTTGTCAGCTCAAGTGACAGATaccgggaggaggaagagggaggcagTATGCCATCCAGCCGCGACATGGACCGAGATCGAGATCGAGACCGAGATCGAGACCGAGACCGTGAACGAGaacgagagcgagagcgagagccGGACAGGGAgcgggacagagacagagatagagaccgggaacgggagagggagagagacaggggcagggagagagaacgagacCGGGAACGAGAAAGAGACCGAGACCGAAGCAGAGACAGGGATCGAGAACGAGACAGGGACcgggaaagagacagagacggaccaTTCAGACGTGAGTTCCGATTTTCTGAAACTCTATTCTTTTACAGACAAATTAGTgatttttctctgcctcccatGTGTGCTATCCTCAGGGTCGGACTCTTACCCAGAGCGTAGGGGAGTGCGAAAGGGGAACACGGTGTATGTGTACGGCTCTGGGCTTGTCGAGGACGGCCTGCGCTCTGCCTTCTCTCAACATGGAAACATCATCGACCTCTCCATGGACAACCCACGCAAGTATGGACCCATTAAACAAAGAATATAACAATACGTGTGAATATAACAATACAGTCAATCAACAGAGTGATTATATAAGATACTAATTCTCTCCTgcctctgttttattttatcatgcTGTTCTCATTTATGTTTCTCGCTTCTGTTTCAAGTTGTGCATTTATCACGTTTGAGAAGATGGAGTCTGCAGACCAGGCTGTGGCCGAGGTTGGTACATAACTATTCAAtatgagaagaaagaaataaaaaacactgaaaaaagaaaattcagagTATAGTACAGTGTTTCTTAATCTCTTAGTACTGACAAACTTACTTTTTCTTATGCATCTTTCTGTGTTCCATTTTTTATCTGGATGTCAATATCTGGTATTCTTTTCCAAAAGTGAGATAATTGTACAATTGGTTTCATAACATTTAAACTcataatttagattttattaGAATCATAATGTTGACATTACAATGGTTAGTTTGTAATTACACATTAGGGCCCCAGGGCACACTGAATATTTATTCGCACTAATATTATACTATGATACTAGAATTAATtagttttttcaaattatattcTCATTGTTGTCTCCTCAACAATTAAATTCTCAAgttaattctttattttaaaatgtggactGTACATGAGGAGGTAAACCTGGCTGTTTCTGTCTCGCAGTTAAATGGAAGCACGGTGGGAGACGTTCACATCAAAGTCAGCATCGCCAGGAAGCAGCCAATGCTTGACGCCGCCACCGGCAAATCTGTGTGGGCTTCGCTGGGTAAACATTGTTACCGTTTGTTTAGATATTGATCAgactgtgcgcgtgtgtgtctgcacagtgtGGATTA from Scophthalmus maximus strain ysfricsl-2021 chromosome 22, ASM2237912v1, whole genome shotgun sequence includes the following:
- the nelfe gene encoding negative elongation factor E, with protein sequence MVVFPSSLTEEEEALQKKYAKLKKKKKALLALKKQSSTNQTNQSGLKRTLSDQPVVDTATATEQAKMLIKSGAISAIKSENKNSGFKRSRMLEIKLKDPEKGPVPAFQPFQRSVSADEEQPESGKRAQRKSLYESFVSSSDRYREEEEGGSMPSSRDMDRDRDRDRDRDRDREREREREREPDRERDRDRDRDRERERERDRGRERERDRERERDRDRSRDRDRERDRDRERDRDGPFRRSDSYPERRGVRKGNTVYVYGSGLVEDGLRSAFSQHGNIIDLSMDNPRNCAFITFEKMESADQAVAELNGSTVGDVHIKVSIARKQPMLDAATGKSVWASLAVQNSTKGSYRDKRNQVVYSEDIF